gaggtctcgaaatcaagcatctgaacgcacacaacttcgtgtgacaagggcttttttaatttaattatttacctcgcaactccgatgactaattgagctcaaatttccacaggtttgttattttatgcatatgtcgagatccagcaagtgagaagactggtctttgacaattaccaatagtgtccactgtctttaatacttttctgctaagcaaaagtaagCATTACCAGTCGCAAATGGTACAAacgtgacattttgttttggctggtagccatctggtaagcatgattttgttgtgcttacccACTTGTTGTTTcctatgaaatttggtcctgtgcagttgaatggtttcaatTGGTTTGTTAACTCGCTGGCAAAAGTCACTGAGAGTGTAGAACTTTTTGGAAAGGAATGTAGAGTTTGGTAAAAAAACTTTCCTTATTTATTGTCATGGTGAAGACTAATTAAAGAGACACTTTTTACTtaaatttttggggttgaacaaagaattgtctagagtgtgattcgaaccaaagacctccggaATAACGTGCcggctatctagccctatgttggcggtgtccctattttgtcaatatctttgttcgggggtgccagtcagaagccatacaaccgttaactgctgtgtagccagggatcacacccaaattaggatacaacctgggaagcggcagctaggggatcaccttaaggggccggatgcgactttttgtttcagatatcatcATAAACCACTGAAGGGAAACtgatttggtaaattttgaaatgatttttggggttgaaaaaagaattgactagagtgggattcgaaccaacaatcTCCGGATTACTTAGCTGTAATTTTTTGCTCCCAAATCCTTTTTCACAGGTCTTGCATTTACATACGCCTCCAGTTTCCAAATGCTGCGAGGTGCAGTTGTGATCTTCACTGGTTTACTCTCGGTAGCCTTTCTCCATCGTAAGCTGCTTGTTCATCATTGGCTTGGGATGCTGTGTGTTTTACTAGGCTTAATCCTGGTTGGATTAGCAGACATCGATGAGTTAGAGAGTGGAGACCATGATATTAATAGTATCATCACAGGTAATGTAATTAATAGTCAAAGAATCCTATCACTAGCTGTGCCCTGTATAGTTAGCCTGGGTgactagtatacaaatattgactgctatggcTAACACTATGACTCCTGAGGTGATCGGTGTGGGGATCACAGAGGGAGTCAAGAGTATTAACCATAGCGAGAGTTAAAGTAGTCAACCTTTgtgttataacaccccaacagactatttatcatcctcgtacaagTAACGTTCGTATGAgcatttcagatacacagattgGGCTTTAAGGCAGGTACATTGTACTGTGCGCGCCATGTGATAGTTTTGGACTAAACATGGCAAACAACTATCACACCGCCGCCGAGTTTCTAGTCAAACTACATGTAAgacgtacatgtaccatgtgacgcgctctaaaccaatgaaaaggcggAAAATTTGTGTAATGCGTGTTACaatgaaatttactactcggtTAGTTTGCATCAAATAGTTTATCGAGACTACTTTTTAATTCCCAATATGCATTGTGGCATAAAGTTTACTGCAGGTGCATTAAGTGAAATCGGTggtgaaaggattgaaggagtgtgtcactgatgtctggttgtgttttgaaagcaaattttgtatttgtccccgatgcaaatttacatttaacatctacatgtgtgttaaatcgtttgcagtacccgctgctaaagcaaactgcctccagctaccTGGCAacctcagtggtctagttggtatgacactgctctagaattgcaaaggtcgtgccTTCTCTAGCTGACTGAATATCTCAACTTTCTTCCCGCAGGTGATTTATTGATTATCATGGCGCAGATCATCACAGCAACTCAGATGGTCGTGGAGGAAGCATTACTGAAGAAGCACAAGATACCAGCTCTGCAGGTCGTTGGCTGGGAAGGTGTGTAAAaccctcaaaatcaaacatgtaCTTGTAAGGTGTCATgttctgtatctgtatctgttcGGTACTGCACACAAACTCCACTAGCGTGATATCAATGGTGCAGGGATATCAATGGTGGTCGTGTGGttaaaagcatcaaattcaagttctgatgtTTATTAAAGTCATCTGAGTGTGTTTGGGTCCTGGGgccactttacttagcaactacaattgatttgcagttaagatcaatcttagatttttgtgaaatcagcccctggtcatgacacttgtgtccttgagcaaaatactttactataattataatgtatttgcttctcttcacccagggatataaatgggtacatgcgggtgcagaggttgatattgtgtatgaaaaaagccttaaaggcagtggacgctattggtaattactcaaaataattatcaccataaaacctcacttggtaatgagtaatggggagctgttgatggtataaaacactgtgagaaacggctccctctgaagtgacatagttttcgagaaagaagtaattttccacgaatttgatttcgagacctcaagtttagaatttgaggtctcgaaatcaagcatctgaaagcacacaacttcgtgtgacaagggtgttttttctttcatagttatctagcaactccgacgaccaatcaagctcaaattttcacaggtttgtcattttatgcatatgttgagatacaccgagtgagaagactggtctttgaaaattgccaatagtgtccagtgtctttaagagcgcTCTGatttcccaggttgtatacacccaagggagctgaaaaagattaaaggaatgttattggtccaatgaccagggcactaatgtaaagcgcattgagactattgttgtgaaaagcactattataagaatttgttattattatttttatacttgggggggggggggtggggacaATGACCGTAAACACTAACCATAAAAACATTTGAGCTTCAGTCACCATTTTCACTATTTCTGAGTGTACAGTACGGCAATGATACATGTACGTACTTACTCAAACAAAATTACGAACATATTTTGATAACTGCCACTAAAGTCGTGTTCCAAGTTGTAACAAGTTGACCATACAATAATTAACAATAAGAACCGTGTATCATACATGTATGCTAGTAGATGCTTCAATAACAACTGCTTGCAAAGTCTAATAAAGCTTtacgcacatacatgtagagcgCTAGATTTTGGgaaataacataaaaaaggcGCTTGTAAATGACAATAGTCGGTGTTTAGCATGGGTAGGGTAGCTGGTTCCTGTTCAGGAATTTTTTGCTGCACAACGTGTAGATTCTGTTTATGCAAAGTGTGGTAAGCCGAAGCTGGGACCGAAATTTACAAAGTTATAAAATTACATACTACAACTTACAAGtgattatattataataatgataaatctTTGGTCCTGCCAGCCTAAATGCCacacaaaatgataaaataaatgtaaaaaaaattagaatAAGCTGAAGAAGTTCTTGTACGtgtacaaaatgttaaaactgtCTCCGCAAGAATCAAGCCActtttgaatcaatgaaaataTTGCAAATCTGAACATGACTAACAACTGCTGTACATCCTTTTAAGAATTTGTGTTATTTGAATAAAATCCAGGTTTCTTTGGGTTCTTCATCCTGTCTACTCTTCTTGTGCCTTTCTACTTCATCAATGCTGGCCAGCTGAGTGAACTTCCTGATCATGTCTTGGACAACGCCATCGATGCCTTCTATCAGATCAAGAACAACACTTTCATTCTGGTCGGCACAGTTGGCACAATCGTTTCCATCGCCTTCTTCAACTTCTCCGGGGTCAGCGTGACAAAAGAGATGAACGCCACCACGAGGATGGTGCTGGACAGTCTGCGCACCATGGTTATCTGGGCCGTGTCGCTCATCGTAAGGTGGGAGAACTTCGAGTGGCTGCAGTTGCTCGGCTTCTTCAGCTTGATTCTGGGCACCTTCATCTACAACGATGCTGTATTCGCCCCGCTGTTACGGAAGTTCAATATCTTACCTCCTTTAGCCACAGAGGAAGATAGCCTGCGGGAACCCCTACTCAGCCCATCTGAAAATGATATTAATTACAGTACAAATGGTTTGAAGGATCACGAGACGAGTGGAAAATACCTACCGATTAATTAGGCGCGTGGTAGAAGTTTGATGGGTTTCTTGAAATATTTGCAAAGGACTGTTggactgatttttgttttactttgggtgggatttgaacccatgcgTCACCATATTCTTAAAAAcccacacaaaacacattgataCATTGGCTGTGGCAGTCTTGCAACAtgtccaatgggagacttttggataGTCCTTTTTAACAGTTCTCACCAGTAGTGAGCGTGCTCACACCTATGCGCGCAATACTGAGCGTGCTCACACCTATGCGCGCAATACTGAGCGTGCTCACACCTATGCGCGCAATACTGAGCGTGCTCACACCTATGCGCGCAATAGTGAGCATATGTGGCCCTGCTTAGAGCTGCAAAAAAGGATCGATATGTCTGCTGTCGCAAGCgtctcaaagtctcccattagcaTTCAAATTTACTTTACTATTCCTCTTGATGCACTGGTATAATGCCCTTTTGACTCAATTCACACGATGTCACCATTCTAACAACCTTGTTTGCGCTATTTTGGAAGCCAATTTTTCCCTGTTTTTCTTCttacaagttcttatatagcgaatttcacaataaaccgtatcaatgcgctttacattagtcccctggtcattgggccaataaacatccctttaatctttctcagctcccattagggagtatacagccccaagctgccgtggcgctccgaaggcttttcattcacaatatcaacctgtaccctcgcaggtacccatttatacccctgggtgaagagaagcaattatagtagagtatcttgctcaaggacacaagtgtcatgaccgggattcgaacccacactccggtgacttagcaccagaacttgaattcgatgctcttaaccactcggccgcgACACTCTACACTCTGTGTTATACACTGTAGTTTTTTAGGCTCCATGCCGACAGCTTAGGTTATGACATCATTTGCAAGAGGTATATCAATCAATGAAAACGTTTAGCAGATTAATTAGTCTTAATCGAGTGCCCTGAATCAGGTGTCCAAACTGCCGTAAAAATTTTCATTAATTAGGGAACTTAAAATCTTTCAAGCAATAAAAGCTTGTTAACGTGTACATACATGCATGGACCGTTACCATGCTACCACCATTGTTGTGTTCCTCGTGTGTGCTATAGTGATTATCGGTAATGATTACCATGAACAAATCAACCAGAGTATTTCTCTTTGAGTCTACGTTTGGCCGTTTTGGGTTTAAATCCCATTATGCTCAAAGGTTTTACTTCTTCTGGCTCCAAAAACTGGCATATAATTTTCACAGGAAATCATCCATTTCATGCATTGATCAAAAGCATTTCTTAAGATAGAAACTGAATAGTCTTAGGATATTGTAGGTAAAAGACAAATAATATACTTTTCTAGCATAaatgatcaaagaaaaaactaGGCTTTTGATAAAGTGGAGCCAGTTTGTGTGAATTGAGCTTGGCTTAGTGTACAGTGGAATTACATCACACTTACAAACAGGATAAGGAAGAGAAAAGATGGCCGTGGCATGGTTAATGTCAACTTACTGAAATAAATGGTACTTTTATTCAACATGACACAGGTTCAAAAATCAAGATCTTGGGAaagacgccattttgtttataactttttaacaaagaaaacaaattgatttgaaAATTCTTAAAAAGGAAgagacaatttattttttatcaattaataaatcacaatatattttttcaaaaagttatCAAATATAAGTAGTCAATTATTGAATACTTTCATGTAAAAACAGTAGGATGAGTTAGTGaatctttagtttttttttttcttttttctagtgggcaagtttgaaagaaaattgtGAACAGAATTGTTAAAGCAATTTAAGCCATTTTATTCATATCGGTTGGGAAATCTTACTGTAAACATTTGAATAATTGATCAATTCACAAAGCAAATGTTGTCCTGAAAATCTGTCAATAAAAcgtatttaatttaaatgagAATTAAGTTTCACCAGATGCCAAAATTGTTCATAGTTTGACCAAACTAGGATTTGTTCTTGAGCTACGTttatgttgattttatttttgtgcacaCATGATTGTGTTCTCCCATTCTGATTTGTTCTTACCAAAGTATCTATAATTCATTGttcatgtttaaaggcattCAACATATTCAAGACCATACATTTTCACCATTCACCAGTTGAATTTCTGCTCCCTATTCACAATTGATGAAAAGAAGATTGGTTGGCCAGCCTCTTGGTGCTGGCTTACAAAATCCAACAATGTCTGTGACCTAATGAAGTAGAAtgataaatggtgtttgaagcgtCTCCTTTGAAGACGAGCATAGTATACTGCTCGGATTGTcgtcttttcagagccaacactcattCAAAAGAGCTTTTACATATCcttgtacccgcaagtctactatttatatttatacttATAGTTTAATTAGAATGATGTTATTTGTGCtaaactttttaaattgaatCACTTCTTTTGACTGTTGAACGTTTATATGAAACAGTTCATTGATTTCTAAAAGAAATTGAATGAGCCAGGTATCAAATTGAATGACTTTTGGTTGAAATTGGCTGGGAAAAcctatttttaattgaattgaagttttgaaataaactttttacATGAATTGCATATGAAGTATATTGCTGGATCAATTTCCCAATGCATATGTCATGTTTAgttaaaaaattgttaaaaatagcAGGATTAGCTTAGTAGTTagtacattcataaatatcacagacagtttcgctattggCGAGAGCatgtcatgtgggggtgtttcaCGTGTGATATAAACACGGCTAGAAGTGTTAAGCTAAGCTTAGATTATGTAATTTATGCGAAATGCAATAAATACACTGCTAATCAAAGTACAACTGTTAGTTTGCGCGCATGTACGCACAGCGGTTGAGCGTGATTCACGAAATGGAGCATCAGAGATCGTGAAATTTTTGATtgatttcttttatatttttacgctttttaaaggcagtggacactagtagtaattactcaaaataattatgatcataaaacctttcttgactacaagtaatgtggagaggttggtaggttaaaacattgtgagaaacagctccctctgaagtgatgtagttttcgagaaagaactaattttcaacgaatttgattttgagaccacaagtttagaatttgaggtctcgaaatcaagcatcagaaagcacacaacttcgtgtgacaagggtgttttttctttcattattatctcgcaacttcgacgaccgattgagctcaaattttcacaggtttgttatcttatgcatatgttgagatgcaccaagtggaaagactggtctttgacaattaccaatagtgtccaacgtcTTTAACAAAAAGGGCATTGATGAATGAGAACAAGAGAGTGGTGACTTGGTCTTGAATCTTAGTTTAAAACTTTGGAGGGTAGTTCCTTTATCGCTCAGCCATGACCCTGTCGGTTTTATAAACAAACGTTCAAGACCGAGTCAATACTGTTTTTTCCCTTCCACTCTGTACAAGTTGATTAAGGAGAATAATTTCTGTGTTTTGCTCACAAGTacattctttgttttttttcaaagtagTGTCCAGATTAGCGTGGCAATGTTCTACCAACTGACAGATGTGACTATAGTCTTTTTCACACTGCTACGCTTTTGTCCCCGTGAAAGAGAGCCCTGTGTAGACTCCGGGAGTTGTTTTAGCCCACGGTTACCCCGGCGCACTTTCCCACTCCTCAGGGCTGGATGTTTTCTTGGGTATGCTTGGTGGATTAGGGGTAAGCAATCCAAGTGTGAAAGGTCCGGCTGTTATCCCCTGGGGTTTGGCCCTGGGGCCGGGAACGGAGTAGTGTGAAAATCGCTAATATAGGGTGACATAGCTCAGTTAGTCGAGTGACTGTATTTAAGGTTCACGTCccacttttttaaaattcactcAGTAatttttcccttgtggttaaatTTTACCATACTGGACAAAATTTGAGttgtaaatgtatttttttgaaattttaagaaCTGCCAATTGTTTAGTTTTTCTTGTCATATGTTCCAGTGTGAGGAATAATTAATGATTAAATAAACAGGTTGATAGACGGAATACTTGCATCTGAAATGTAtaacttatttgtttttgctttttgagTCCTTTGGTAAAAGAATCTACAGCTTCACTAGCAgattcaagacactggacaatattggtaattgtcaaagaccagtcttctctcttggtgtatctcaacatatgcataaaatatcaaacctttcaaatttgagctcaattggtcgtcaaagttgcgagataataatgaaaaataaacacccttgtcacatgaagttgtgtgctttcagatcttgatttcgagacctcaatatctaattctgaggtctcaaaatcaaattcgttgaaaatttcttctttcttgaaaactatgttacttcagagggagcggtttctcacaatgttttatactctcaacatctccccattacttgttaccaagaaaggttttatgcttatgagaattattttgagaatgatGTGTTAATTTTTTAGTATTACGGATGAAAACTtcacatattttgttgtgttattAGTCACTCCTCACATTGAAGAGTATCACACGAGGGGAATATGTAGCAGAAGAAACAAAAGTTGCTACAAAAGTTACAATTGCTATTATGATTTGAACATTTAGCGAAATTATACATGCACTTCACTTGGGTTTAAAGCAATTTTAGTTGGAATCAACCATTCTCATCTGATGCATTGTCTCTGGTTCCCTTTAGAAGGATATGGGTACTTTTTTGAACACACAacactgtccacagatttacattaaagggaGGGGGTCAATGTTTCGTATTGTCAACATACATGGCACAGTGGGAGATTTTTGGACGGTACTTTTTCACAATTCTCGCTTgaagtgcgcatgctcagaaaaAGGTTTGCTGCTTCAGTCTCCCATcatcaagaaatatacaataagtcacatgtgaaagttgcAGCTGAAATACCTGcagagaaaacagcaaaaactgTCACATTATGTTCATGTAGAATGCATCCACAATTGGCAAAGTGATATGTACCGACCTCATCTCTGGCTGCAGCAGGGGTGAATGGACACCGACCGATCCCcaagaaacgattcatgcatgaatcatttctcagattcaaatatctTTATAACAAGTGAGCTACCAAATTACATAATTCTTTTTTGAACCTATTATTACTAAAAGTATGATcctaattaaaaagaaaataaaccaatcactCAAGCTGATATACGTTCATTTTATACACACATATTTTATTGCTTATTCTGTCATTTTCAAGGACGTTTAAAACAATTTAGCACATTATCTTGAATTATTTTAGTATAAATGTAAGTTGTTTCAAAGGGATGGATAATTCTGCACGATGAAGTAGTATTCCAAATCTTGTAACTGTATGATTtgcatttccattgtttgttcatCACTCTTTGGAAGTCACTGTTACAATGGCTTGTCCAATTAGagctttaatttttaaatatattttgttgtgttttactTGACTTAGTCATGACATTTTAAATGTCTCATGATTCAATCAACTTAGATTGTATCACAACTCGTattatttcaaattatattatttttatgcttTGTGAGTTcaaaacatatatataaaattcTGTTATAACATACTCAAATTCTATGTTGTTCCAGCTGCTATTAAAATAACCCCGATTGCAAACTTACTAGCAAAAATGTGAACCATTTTACGCACATACAGTCTGAACTGAGTGTTCTCTCACATGACTTGACCCTCCTCACTACAGAGCAAGACACTCGTCATACCCACTACAGAGCAAGACCAGGTCATACACACCCCTGAGGAAGACACGTGCACACACTACTGAGCAAGACGAGTGTAATGATACTTACGGAGCAAGACACGTGTCATATCCACAACAGAGGAAGACACGTGTCATACACACTACAGATGCAGAGCAAGACACGTGTCATACACACTAAAGAGCAAGACATGTGTCATACACACTTCccaggtacatgtaggcatCAGTTGATGTTTCCAATCTGAACACTTAATAATGTATTTGAATCTGGCAAA
This region of Asterias rubens chromosome 18, eAstRub1.3, whole genome shotgun sequence genomic DNA includes:
- the LOC117302739 gene encoding solute carrier family 35 member F6-like gives rise to the protein MGWTPYQFFLAGMMLVTGSINTLSTKWADVQTAVGDPKYGNEPHAFFHPFFQASCMFLGELSCLVAFKMLFFYHKYRKTDKDFGPQKFNPLILLPPAMCDMCATSLMYIGLAFTYASSFQMLRGAVVIFTGLLSVAFLHRKLLVHHWLGMLCVLLGLILVGLADIDELESGDHDINSIITGDLLIIMAQIITATQMVVEEALLKKHKIPALQVVGWEGFFGFFILSTLLVPFYFINAGQLSELPDHVLDNAIDAFYQIKNNTFILVGTVGTIVSIAFFNFSGVSVTKEMNATTRMVLDSLRTMVIWAVSLIVRWENFEWLQLLGFFSLILGTFIYNDAVFAPLLRKFNILPPLATEEDSLREPLLSPSENDINYSTNGLKDHETSGKYLPIN